From a single Nothobranchius furzeri strain GRZ-AD chromosome 7, NfurGRZ-RIMD1, whole genome shotgun sequence genomic region:
- the LOC139070606 gene encoding uncharacterized protein, with translation MEGQSSELTNSQQPGGAAAHDYEPGLLSGQILSKLVAVAREPDYPSRDFTEEQRSVELEAVIDQIENPDGTKPIQVHLAKLALILYQRGLQRGQKIMNLQSMLAEKQRNGRLIEEDDTRTDSGEDGEETPPPSADDNRQWEGGKHQDSLDGRTPQGRDEAHLFQPSAPFPTHTIGHSGPPRGREQFTLESQVGPSSSRPSQSVRSRPAERHLYLDRSPSPRRVQGADWGYAPQAAPQPSTHPSYSGIRHADNQLHDQASYASPYPDRAYYAEAPVERRRLHFADVLREEDLPRHPRDVPAARHNMPDPDLGPRSQHWEPRAHQRYPALSETDRGSESEDDAPYRESGLRVRQIESLAKDVERFDPNTNESNVDDYLREIERCLLDLPAPSSREKLKLIWKTTSRTVHGFMETLPSDIRDRYSSLCRALRDEYATYADSASATMGAFSIKHGRNEPPREYYRRLKSAYFQGRNGPGLEEDPAFRSLFIHNLHECVRSEVSMYCRMKKLTTQEIRRYAQQAWEAGGKPQKPDARHRVMHLAPDAEPRLELEGTEAPPTKPKSAKPRPVKPREQSQSPQQGKGGADWPPRSGQSDRKWPNQNQRQAGRNSGRFKERRPQVGPEHKSAGEYLTKADLQEMFQQFLAKQKEQLRSAEETPAPKSSSKKPDPEPTSA, from the coding sequence atggagggacagagtagtgaactgaccaactcccagcaaccaggtggcgctgcggcccacgactatgaacctggcctactttctggacaaatattgtccaaactggtcgcggttgctcgagaacccgactacccttctagggatttcactgaagaacagcgtagcgtcgagctagaagctgtaatcgatcaaatagaaaacccggatggtacaaaaccaatccaggttcacttagctaagttagccctgatcctctatcagagaggactccaacgtggtcagaagatcatgaacctccagagtatgctagctgaaaaacagcgaaatggaaggctgatcgaggaagacgacacccgcaccgattctggggaagatggggaggagaccccgcccccctctgctgatgacaacagacagtgggaaggggggaaacaccaggactctctggacggacgcacgccgcaggggagagatgaagctcatctgttccaaccttcggccccgttccctacacacactatagggcattcaggaccacctaggggccgagagcagttcaccctcgaatcccaggttggaccctcatcttcacggccttctcaatcagtgagaagtcgaccagctgagcggcacctctatttagaccgctcccccagtccacgaagggtgcaaggtgccgattggggttatgcaccccaagctgcacctcaaccatccacccatcctagctactccggtattcggcatgccgataaccagctgcatgaccaagcatcatacgccagtccgtacccggacagagcgtattacgcagaagccccagttgaaagacgcaggctgcacttcgcagacgtgctccgggaggaggacctcccaagacacccacgtgacgtgccagcagcccgccacaacatgccggaccccgatttgggccccaggagtcaacattgggagcccagagcacaccagcgatatccagcactctctgagacagaccgtgggtcagagtcagaggatgacgcgccgtaccgtgagtcagggctccgtgtacgtcaaattgaatcgctagctaaagacgtagaacgttttgatcctaacaccaatgaatccaatgtcgacgattatctcagggagatagaacgttgtctgcttgatcttccagcaccctcttcaagggaaaagctcaagctaatttggaaaaccacatctagaacggtgcacggtttcatggaaactctaccatctgacattcgagatcggtactcctcgctctgccgagcgttgagagatgaatacgccacgtatgcagactctgcgtcagctacaatgggggccttctccatcaaacacgggaggaacgaaccccccagagagtattatcgccgactcaaaagtgcttatttccaaggtcgaaacggccctgggctcgaggaagaccctgccttcagatccctgttcattcacaacctgcacgagtgtgttcgctccgaagtctcaatgtattgtcggatgaaaaaactgacaactcaggagattaggagatacgctcaacaggcttgggaagccggcggaaagccccaaaagcctgacgcacgtcaccgcgtcatgcacctagctcccgacgccgagccgcgtttggagctcgaaggcacagaagctccacccactaagccaaaatctgctaaacctagacctgttaaaccgcgagagcagtcccaatctcctcaacaggggaaggggggtgctgattggccgcctaggtctggacaatcagacaggaagtggcccaaccaaaaccaacggcaggcaggtcggaacagtggaaggtttaaggagcgccgcccacaggtaggtcccgaacacaagtccgcaggtgagtacttgaccaaagccgacctccaggagatgtttcagcagttcctagctaaacagaaggaacagctgagatctgcagaagagacccctgcaccaaagtcttcttctaagaagccagacccagagccaacgtccgcatga